The Mycolicibacterium boenickei genome has a segment encoding these proteins:
- the scoE gene encoding (3R)-3-[(carboxymethyl)amino]fatty acid oxygenase/decarboxylase → MTLNVKGEGLGAQVTGIDPKNLDDITRDELRELVYQHKLVILKDLHPTPEEFLELGRIVGDVVTYYEPIYHHKDHPEIFVSSTEEGQGVPKTGAFWHIDYMFMPEPFAFSMVLPLAVPGSDRGTYFIDLNKVWESLPDRVRDTVRGTFATHDPRRHIKIRPHDVYKPIGEVWDEISTTTPPITWPTVIRHPKTGQEILYICASGTTKIEDGDGNVLPAGVLQELMAATGQLDQDFTSPFIHTQHYEVGDVVLWDNRVLMHRAKHGTASGTLTTHRLTMLDGLKTPGYGV, encoded by the coding sequence TTGACGCTGAACGTGAAAGGGGAGGGGCTCGGGGCGCAAGTCACGGGCATCGACCCAAAGAATCTCGACGACATCACACGAGACGAGCTCCGTGAGCTCGTCTACCAGCACAAGCTGGTCATCCTGAAGGATCTCCATCCGACTCCGGAGGAGTTCCTCGAGTTGGGCCGCATCGTCGGCGACGTCGTCACGTACTACGAACCGATCTACCACCACAAGGATCATCCCGAGATCTTCGTCTCCTCCACTGAGGAAGGGCAGGGCGTCCCGAAGACCGGTGCGTTCTGGCATATCGACTACATGTTCATGCCCGAGCCGTTCGCATTCTCGATGGTGCTGCCGCTGGCAGTGCCGGGCAGTGACCGCGGGACGTACTTCATCGATCTCAACAAAGTATGGGAGTCCCTCCCGGACCGGGTGCGCGACACGGTCCGGGGCACGTTCGCCACCCATGATCCCCGGCGCCACATCAAGATTCGCCCACACGATGTCTACAAGCCGATCGGCGAGGTCTGGGATGAGATCTCCACGACCACCCCGCCGATCACCTGGCCGACGGTCATCAGGCATCCGAAGACCGGGCAAGAAATCCTCTATATCTGCGCGTCGGGTACCACGAAGATCGAGGACGGGGACGGAAATGTCCTTCCGGCTGGTGTGCTGCAGGAACTCATGGCGGCCACCGGTCAACTAGACCAGGACTTCACCTCGCCGTTCATCCACACCCAGCACTATGAGGTCGGCGATGTCGTGTTGTGGGACAACCGGGTTCTGATGCACCGTGCGAAACACGGAACCGCATCAGGAACTTTGACGACTCATCGGCTGACCATGCTGGACGGCCTCAAGACACCGGGATACGGGGTATGA
- a CDS encoding FcoT family thioesterase produces the protein MSTAETLSVTTGAYGTSHLAPIPEDLLAKVLEPYSYKGCRYLLDAEYEANETSVFAVGNFSIKEPAYIRDTGHFNAAEWVLCFNQLAYSAFAPAILNEQIPEFRGWSIEDYFNYQLPSMLIKTTASRFRRPIKSRKFSARLQCKDFEVVDRTIRYLKIPCTVEFWDEDGGSASGDVELAALNIP, from the coding sequence ATGAGCACCGCTGAGACACTGTCGGTGACGACGGGCGCGTATGGCACTTCCCATCTGGCGCCGATCCCCGAAGACCTACTGGCCAAGGTCCTGGAACCATACTCCTACAAGGGGTGTCGCTATCTGCTCGACGCCGAGTATGAAGCCAACGAGACCTCCGTGTTCGCCGTCGGGAACTTCAGCATCAAAGAGCCCGCGTACATTCGCGACACCGGCCACTTCAACGCCGCCGAATGGGTGCTGTGCTTCAACCAACTCGCATACAGCGCGTTCGCACCGGCAATTCTCAACGAGCAGATCCCGGAATTCCGGGGCTGGTCGATCGAAGACTACTTCAACTATCAACTGCCCAGCATGTTGATCAAGACCACGGCATCTCGCTTCAGACGTCCGATCAAATCCCGGAAGTTCTCGGCACGGCTGCAGTGCAAGGACTTCGAAGTGGTGGATCGCACGATTCGCTACCTCAAGATTCCGTGCACCGTCGAATTCTGGGACGAGGACGGCGGGTCCGCGTCCGGCGACGTCGAACTGGCCGCCCTCAACATCCCCTGA
- the fadD10 gene encoding fatty acid--CoA ligase FadD10: MTHPPATVLARISERARQQPETIALRRCDGTSVLPYGDLMAEVDWLAADLVSKEVAPGDRVFVLSDNGPETYLAVLACARVGAIAVMVDGALPTATMDRFGEITTPGAILIAPGCRMHTAELPGSLRSIPALHVSVGGGPNGREADRVPETLPGIPAGGADHPLAMIFTSGTTGAPKAVLLPNRTFYSVADILQREHLTWVDWVVGETTYSPLPATHIGGLWWILNCLMQGGLCITGGENGLSIGEILARNAVATTCLVPTLLSRLVAELRSTGAPVPPSLRMVGYGGSRAIASDVGFVEAAGVRTAQVYGLSETGCTALCLPTDEGSIARIEAGAVGRPYPGVEVHLDGDGAGPPTRSGADSATSGTLWIKSPANMLGYWENPERTAETLVDGWVNTGDVLDRHEDGFFYIRGRSSEMIISGGVNVAPDEVDRIAEGVAGVREAACYEIPDEEFGALVGLAVVTSAVLDESDARRLKHTIAARFRQESEPMARPSTIRFVPDIPRTRSGKIVRAALGAVADG, translated from the coding sequence ATGACACACCCACCAGCCACGGTGCTGGCACGCATCAGCGAGCGGGCACGACAGCAACCCGAGACGATCGCTCTTCGTCGGTGCGACGGAACCAGCGTGCTCCCCTACGGAGACCTCATGGCCGAAGTGGACTGGTTGGCAGCCGATCTGGTCTCCAAGGAGGTCGCGCCGGGAGACCGGGTGTTCGTCCTCTCGGACAACGGTCCCGAGACGTATCTGGCGGTGTTGGCCTGCGCGAGAGTCGGTGCCATCGCAGTCATGGTGGACGGCGCCCTCCCCACGGCAACCATGGACCGGTTCGGCGAGATCACCACTCCCGGCGCGATTCTGATCGCGCCCGGCTGCCGGATGCACACCGCCGAACTCCCGGGTTCGCTCCGGTCGATCCCTGCTCTGCATGTCAGTGTCGGCGGTGGACCGAACGGCCGTGAAGCTGATCGGGTCCCGGAAACATTGCCCGGCATCCCCGCCGGGGGAGCCGATCATCCACTGGCGATGATCTTCACCAGCGGAACGACGGGTGCACCGAAAGCAGTGCTGCTGCCGAATCGGACGTTCTACTCCGTCGCGGACATTCTGCAGCGCGAGCACTTGACCTGGGTCGACTGGGTTGTCGGCGAAACCACGTACTCACCGTTGCCCGCGACCCACATCGGTGGACTGTGGTGGATCCTGAACTGTCTGATGCAGGGCGGACTGTGTATCACCGGCGGCGAGAACGGGTTGTCGATCGGGGAGATTCTCGCTCGGAACGCTGTCGCGACGACCTGCCTGGTTCCCACCCTGTTGAGCCGGCTGGTGGCCGAGCTGCGGTCCACCGGGGCGCCGGTCCCGCCGTCGCTACGGATGGTCGGATACGGCGGATCGCGCGCCATCGCCTCTGATGTCGGCTTCGTGGAAGCCGCCGGTGTCCGGACCGCGCAGGTCTACGGGCTCAGCGAAACAGGTTGCACCGCACTGTGTCTACCCACCGATGAGGGGTCGATCGCCAGGATCGAAGCGGGCGCTGTCGGGCGGCCCTATCCCGGCGTCGAAGTCCACCTCGATGGTGACGGCGCCGGCCCGCCCACGCGTTCCGGCGCAGATTCTGCCACCTCGGGCACGCTGTGGATCAAGTCGCCGGCGAACATGCTGGGCTACTGGGAGAACCCCGAGCGGACTGCCGAAACCCTGGTCGACGGATGGGTGAACACCGGCGACGTGCTGGACCGGCACGAGGACGGCTTCTTCTACATCAGGGGCAGGTCGTCGGAGATGATCATCTCCGGCGGCGTCAACGTCGCGCCGGACGAGGTGGACCGTATCGCCGAGGGAGTGGCCGGCGTCCGCGAGGCGGCCTGCTACGAAATTCCCGACGAGGAGTTCGGGGCGCTGGTCGGGCTCGCCGTGGTGACCTCGGCTGTTCTGGATGAATCAGACGCCAGGAGGCTCAAACACACCATCGCCGCGCGTTTCCGGCAGGAATCGGAGCCCATGGCCAGGCCTTCGACGATCCGGTTCGTGCCTGACATTCCACGAACCCGGTCCGGCAAGATCGTGCGGGCGGCACTGGGCGCGGTGGCCGATGGCTGA
- a CDS encoding acyl carrier protein: MAETLRSSILRALSEVLYVDETDLVDGDETDLRDLGLDSVRLVLLMKHLGIDRESDVPRRLADNLSIAGWVRELGQSGEPA; the protein is encoded by the coding sequence ATGGCTGAGACGCTGAGAAGCAGTATCCTCAGGGCGCTCTCGGAGGTGCTGTACGTCGACGAGACGGATCTCGTCGACGGAGATGAAACCGACCTCAGGGACCTCGGTCTGGACTCGGTTCGGTTGGTGCTGTTGATGAAGCACCTGGGCATCGATCGGGAATCGGACGTGCCGCGGCGACTGGCGGACAACCTGTCGATCGCAGGCTGGGTCCGGGAGTTGGGGCAGTCGGGTGAGCCTGCCTGA